A genome region from Cryptococcus neoformans var. neoformans B-3501A chromosome 8, whole genome shotgun sequence includes the following:
- a CDS encoding mitochondrial 54S ribosomal protein YmL31: MFGAFRPTSFVSGGLLWKNPWRLSPTRKANQRKRLKRVDDVISMVAESGVTTRSLVKALALPTEAEMSPRGKLKCLRLRLARCMQVVYGQRREYKYTTFSKRDPGYRKSQHKVPKWTRLTLRENPKGF; the protein is encoded by the exons ATGTTCGGAGCATTCAGGCCTACATCCTTCGTTTCCGGAGGTCTTCTCTG GAAAAATCCCTGGCGTCTTTCTCCGACCCGGAAAGCTAACCAGCGCAAGCGCCTGAAGAGAGTCGATGATGTTATCTCCATGGTGGCTGAAAGCGGAGTGACGACACGTAGCCTAGTGAAGGCTTTGGCCTTGCCAACTGAGGCGGAAATGAGCCCAAGGGGTAAGTTGAAGTGTCTTCGTCTGCGGTTGGCAAGGTGTATGCAGGTCGTGTACgggcaaagaagagagt ATAAGTATACAACGTTCTCAAAACGCGATCCCGGTTACAGAAAGAGTCAACATAAAGTGCCAAAGTGGACACGA TTGACGTTACGCGAAAACCCCAAGGGTTTCTAA